AATTGCCCCCCAGCAAAGCCGGCCACTGGTTGCCAGCCTCTGGCGGCCCCGGTGCCGCCCACAAATCGGTATAGCTGGTCGCCATTGGCACCCGCGTATACTTTCTCGTTATAGGTAGTAAGCGTGCGAAACGGATTACCGGCCCGCGCAGGCAGGTCGATGGTCCAGCTGCGGAAGTTGGCGAGGTTATCGGTCAGGCGGCCCCGCAGCAGGCCCGCTGAAGTAGCGGCATACACGGAGTCGCGGAGCACAGCGCTGGCGTATACCTGCACTGCCTGCCCGGCCGGACCTATATTAACGTAGGTATCACGCACTTCCAGCCGCGTCATATCCAATACGACTAAGCCAAAACTGCATGCGAGGTAAGCACGGGGCCCGCTAAAATTTATGTGGTTAACGGTTTTGGCTTGGGTAATCTGGGCGCGCAGAATATCCGTCACATTCTGAATGGAACCGTTGGCCCGCAGTACGTCTAGGTTACCGCTATTATAGGCAACGAGTAATTGTTGACTGACCGAATCATAGGCTACGGTGCTGACGCCTACATCATTCAGGCCATCGCGGCGGGAAAGCAGCCGGGTTGTGTTTAGCTCTTTATCAAAATAGAAAAAAGAGTTTTCGGTAGCTACGTACACCCGCTTATCTGCATCGGTTACGGCTTTGGCCTGGTTGGTGGGCAAATGCAGCTGCCAATCGCCAAAGCCTACGGGTCCCTGAGCAACAGCCGAGGTCAGGCCACAAAGCCAGATTGCAAAGAAGCTGAGCCAACGGCAGGTACGGAACAGGTAGGTCATTGGCGAAAACTGGAGATACGCAAAGCCTCACTTAGCGCGATGCAGCAGAAAGATACAGCTACAAAAAGCCCCCAGAACTTTCTGTGGCTGCGCTCCCGCCGGCTTCGGGCTATAAGGAGTCGTGGCTGGCGGTAACGCGAGCTGAGGAGCTTTTCTCCTTCATTCCCTCCAAAAAGCAAGGGCGGCAGCGCGCTTCGTACGAATCGGTTTCGCCGAGCAAAATCTTATCCTTAGAAGCGGCAATGCGAAATGAATAGGAAGCTAGCTCGCCGCAGCACATACACACGGCGTGCACCTTGGTTACGTACTCGGCCACGGCCATCAGAGCGGGCACCGGCCCGAAAGGCTTACCGGCGTAATCCATATCGAGGCCGGCCACAATAACGCGGGTACCCCGGTTGGCAAGCTGCACGCACACTTCCACCAACGACTCGTCGAAGAACTGGGCTTCGTCGATGCCGACTACATCGCAGCCACTGGTCATGAGCAGGATTTCCTGCGCCAACGCCACGGGCGTCGAGCGGATGCTGTTCGCATTGTGCGATACCACGTCGTGGTCGTGGTAACGGGTATCAATTGAGGGCTTAAAAATCTCAACGCGCTGCCGGGCGATGGTAGCCCGGTTTAAGCGACGAATCAACTCCTCGGTTTTGCCCGAAAACATGGAGCCGCACACCACCTCGATCCAGCCCCGGCGAGGGGCCTCGCGGTTGGTGCCGACGCGGGGTTCTAGAAACATAGGGTCTTACTATGAATAGCCAGCAGCGAATGATCTGGCTTTGCTTTAAACCTCTAAAGTAAGGGTTTCGGCTTGGAGCTTCAAGGACGACACCCCGGAAATAGTTTCCGCGTAGCGCTAGTTGCCTGTGGGTTACGCACTTCCTAAGCTCGCTCCGCCAGGGCGGTATCCAGATAAAATTAGGAACTGTAGGTTACG
The window above is part of the Hymenobacter radiodurans genome. Proteins encoded here:
- a CDS encoding thymidine kinase; the encoded protein is MFLEPRVGTNREAPRRGWIEVVCGSMFSGKTEELIRRLNRATIARQRVEIFKPSIDTRYHDHDVVSHNANSIRSTPVALAQEILLMTSGCDVVGIDEAQFFDESLVEVCVQLANRGTRVIVAGLDMDYAGKPFGPVPALMAVAEYVTKVHAVCMCCGELASYSFRIAASKDKILLGETDSYEARCRPCFLEGMKEKSSSARVTASHDSL